One window from the genome of Lachnospiraceae bacterium encodes:
- a CDS encoding ABC transporter ATP-binding protein → MKRLKQIFSIIHRHDPSILPVCLLAALLQGLMPFVSLLFSARILDELLLQNFMPAVYLTAAMLLLLFFGGLLQDFLQMKVSCYINEFYYLSDLWMHEHALTLDYASISTYKTLESLRMAQEALRQRGGLGNVLDMLTRLISHLFTIVTSFGLVLYLCLQPPAHGPFAILSSGPVSLLLALTVLTGLILSNFYFRKKDQQIRTQHLEASFRSDIIFHYLNRAVVANPQAFKTIELGRMAPMLYQRFCQDQTEACETFLLTFPQDKKMNRLDSLFSALVMLLAYGLTVLKILSGAISVGGLLQYTGAVSQFSTGFLQLTATYQDLMIYLSSISYVLDFYELENQFETGHIPVEKRTDHVYELEFHDVSFAYPGTEKQILKHVSCKLNLKQKMAVVGPNGAGKTTFIKLLCRLYEPTSGCITLNGIDIRKYDYRQYLDLFGIVFQDFALFPYSIAENIASSQTPDEARIWQALRLVEMEDRVRRLPQGLDTPLFSHSSKEGVNFSGGELQKLAIARALYKDAPLVILDEPTAALDPISEYEIYSHFDTLVQDKTSIFISHRMSSCRFCEDILVFEDGRLAERGSHSALLAQDGSLYASMWNAQAQYYELNSEE, encoded by the coding sequence ATGAAACGACTAAAGCAAATTTTTTCTATCATTCACCGTCATGACCCTTCTATTCTGCCGGTTTGCCTGCTGGCAGCGCTGCTGCAGGGCCTTATGCCGTTTGTTTCGCTGCTGTTTTCTGCACGGATTCTCGATGAGCTGCTGCTGCAAAATTTTATGCCGGCTGTTTATCTGACGGCTGCCATGCTGCTGCTTTTATTTTTCGGCGGGCTTTTGCAGGATTTTCTGCAGATGAAGGTTTCGTGCTATATAAATGAATTCTATTATCTATCGGATCTTTGGATGCATGAGCATGCGCTCACGCTGGATTATGCTTCCATCTCTACCTATAAAACGCTGGAATCTCTGCGGATGGCGCAGGAGGCTCTGCGGCAGCGCGGCGGACTGGGGAATGTGCTGGACATGCTGACTAGACTGATCTCCCATCTGTTTACCATTGTGACTTCTTTTGGACTGGTGCTGTACTTGTGCCTGCAGCCGCCGGCGCACGGCCCGTTTGCGATCCTCTCCTCCGGGCCGGTTTCCTTGCTGCTTGCTTTAACGGTCCTGACGGGACTAATCCTCTCTAATTTCTATTTTCGTAAAAAAGATCAGCAGATTCGTACTCAGCATCTGGAAGCCTCCTTCCGCTCCGATATTATTTTTCATTATTTGAACCGGGCGGTGGTGGCCAATCCGCAGGCTTTTAAAACCATTGAGCTGGGGCGTATGGCGCCGATGCTGTATCAGCGCTTCTGTCAGGATCAGACCGAGGCCTGCGAGACCTTCCTGCTTACCTTTCCGCAGGATAAAAAGATGAACCGTTTGGACAGCCTGTTTTCTGCCCTGGTAATGCTTTTGGCCTATGGCCTGACAGTCCTGAAAATCCTTTCTGGCGCGATTTCTGTCGGCGGTCTGCTTCAATATACCGGCGCAGTCTCCCAGTTCAGCACCGGCTTTCTGCAGCTGACCGCTACCTATCAGGATCTGATGATTTACCTTTCCAGCATCAGCTATGTGCTTGATTTCTATGAGCTGGAAAATCAGTTTGAAACCGGTCATATTCCTGTTGAGAAGCGTACCGATCATGTATATGAGCTGGAATTTCATGATGTATCCTTTGCCTATCCCGGTACGGAAAAGCAGATTTTAAAGCATGTCAGCTGCAAGCTGAATTTAAAACAGAAGATGGCTGTGGTAGGGCCTAATGGCGCGGGCAAAACTACTTTTATCAAGCTCCTGTGCCGACTGTATGAGCCCACCTCGGGCTGTATTACGCTCAATGGGATCGATATCCGCAAGTATGATTACCGCCAGTATCTGGATCTGTTTGGCATTGTATTTCAGGATTTTGCTCTTTTTCCTTATTCAATCGCCGAGAACATCGCCTCCAGCCAGACGCCGGATGAAGCGCGCATCTGGCAGGCGCTGCGCCTGGTGGAAATGGAGGACCGCGTGCGCCGCCTACCGCAGGGGCTGGATACGCCCTTATTTTCACACAGCAGCAAGGAGGGCGTTAATTTCAGCGGCGGCGAGCTGCAAAAGCTTGCCATTGCGCGCGCACTTTACAAGGATGCGCCTTTGGTAATTCTGGATGAGCCCACAGCGGCGCTGGACCCGATCAGTGAATATGAGATCTATTCTCACTTTGATACGCTCGTGCAGGATAAAACCAGCATCTTTATTTCACATCGCATGAGCAGCTGCCGCTTCTGTGAGGACATTCTGGTCTTTGAAGATGGCCGGCTGGCTGAAAGAGGCAGCCACAGCGCTCTGCTGGCGCAGGATGGCAGCCTGTATGCCAGCATGTGGAACGCGCAGGCACAGTATTATGAATTAAATAGCGAGGAATGA